The DNA region ATTTCCCAAGCTACAAAAGCATACCTTCGTGAAAAGAAGAAGCGTCAAATTCGCGAGACAATGCAACAAGGTTATATGGAAATGGCTAAAATTAATTTGAATATTGCTGCAGAAGCTTTTCTTGCTGAAGAAGAAGCAGAACACACACGCACACTAGACTTAGTTAGCGGGGTGTAAATTTTGATTGTTGTAAAACGTGGCGATGTTTATTTTGCCGATCTTTCCCCTGTGGTAGGTTCTGAACAGGGAGGAGTAAGGCCAGTTCT from Anaerobacillus alkaliphilus includes:
- a CDS encoding CopG family ribbon-helix-helix protein, whose amino-acid sequence is MYVGGVFVSANTKRITVSLPQHLLNEVDGLIKRENVNRSEFISQATKAYLREKKKRQIRETMQQGYMEMAKINLNIAAEAFLAEEEAEHTRTLDLVSGV